Proteins encoded in a region of the Paucidesulfovibrio longus DSM 6739 genome:
- a CDS encoding PilZ domain-containing protein → MRITTSPYARTIPTLPALLKKGAWILLAVVLLSGAPAQALAQGKSFDPAELQQLEQMEQQNPVSSVSGGDYALTPHILSTLFQIAFFLLPPFVLGYAAARRRSIVETVSRIAAQVWRPDGRRFARITTAPDTAKVSLLGADNQVVCEGCLVDISKGGIGIKLAKGQAPPPEVTRLSLEIEVNGKKKMQLSEIPAALSWMVGDKIGLQFERALSFSQETLAELFSPRELAMATVRSR, encoded by the coding sequence ATGCGGATCACGACATCGCCTTACGCAAGGACCATTCCAACCCTGCCCGCGCTCCTGAAAAAAGGGGCGTGGATTCTCTTGGCCGTTGTCCTGCTTTCGGGCGCGCCCGCGCAGGCGCTGGCCCAGGGCAAATCTTTCGACCCGGCCGAGCTTCAGCAGCTGGAGCAGATGGAGCAGCAGAATCCCGTTTCTTCGGTTTCCGGCGGGGATTACGCGCTGACCCCGCACATTCTCAGCACGCTGTTCCAGATCGCCTTCTTCCTGTTGCCGCCCTTCGTGCTCGGCTACGCCGCGGCGCGCCGCCGGTCCATCGTCGAGACGGTCAGCAGGATCGCCGCCCAGGTCTGGCGGCCGGACGGCCGACGTTTCGCCCGGATCACGACCGCCCCGGACACGGCCAAGGTCAGCCTGCTCGGCGCGGACAACCAGGTCGTCTGCGAAGGCTGCCTGGTGGACATCAGCAAGGGCGGAATCGGCATCAAGCTGGCCAAGGGACAGGCTCCGCCGCCGGAAGTGACGCGCCTTTCCCTGGAAATAGAGGTCAACGGCAAAAAGAAAATGCAGCTGTCGGAAATCCCGGCGGCATTGTCATGGATGGTGGGCGACAAGATCGGGCTTCAGTTCGAGCGCGCGCTGAGCTTCAGCCAGGAAACCCTGGCCGAGCTGTTCTCCCCGCGCGAGCTGGCCATGGCCACGGTTCGCAGCAGGTAG
- a CDS encoding WecB/TagA/CpsF family glycosyltransferase, translating into MPESRDISILGVKISLLRGEELLERIGESVRTRSRLLVASGNVQSLNLCCSDKALRETINAAEIVRLDGAGVALAAKILGHRPTERLTWADFGHSLARFCARKDFSLYLLGNAPGVARSAADVLHAANPGLKIAGTRHGYFQKETDSPENQDVVREINASGADILVVGLGMPLQERWIAENRDALQPPVIMTAGAAFEWIAGLKPRAPEWMRENGMEWLWRLRLEPRRLFRRYVLGNPLFLLRVLGEKIGLSRSGRAGA; encoded by the coding sequence ATGCCCGAATCGCGCGACATTTCCATCCTCGGCGTCAAGATCAGCCTCTTGCGGGGCGAAGAGCTTCTCGAACGCATCGGCGAGAGCGTCCGGACCCGCTCCCGGCTCCTGGTCGCCTCCGGGAACGTGCAGTCCCTGAACCTGTGCTGCTCGGACAAGGCCCTGCGCGAAACCATCAACGCCGCGGAAATCGTCCGGCTGGACGGAGCCGGCGTGGCCCTGGCCGCCAAGATTCTCGGCCATCGCCCCACGGAGCGGCTGACCTGGGCGGACTTTGGGCACAGTCTGGCCCGCTTCTGCGCGCGGAAAGACTTCTCGCTCTATCTGCTGGGCAACGCGCCCGGCGTGGCCCGCAGCGCGGCGGACGTGCTCCACGCGGCCAATCCCGGCCTGAAGATCGCGGGAACCCGGCACGGCTATTTCCAAAAGGAAACCGACTCGCCGGAAAACCAGGACGTGGTCCGGGAAATCAACGCCAGCGGCGCGGACATCCTCGTGGTCGGCCTGGGAATGCCCTTGCAGGAGCGCTGGATCGCCGAGAACCGGGACGCGTTGCAGCCTCCGGTGATCATGACCGCCGGGGCGGCCTTCGAATGGATCGCGGGCCTCAAGCCGCGCGCCCCGGAATGGATGCGCGAGAACGGCATGGAGTGGCTCTGGCGACTCCGTCTGGAGCCCCGGCGACTGTTCCGGCGCTACGTGCTCGGCAATCCTCTTTTCCTGCTGCGCGTGCTCGGCGAAAAGATCGGCCTTTCCCGAAGCGGCCGAGCCGGAGCCTAG
- a CDS encoding tetratricopeptide repeat protein: MIFRVIMVAKMRSEAGGAQASRPPGRYAARGGVLCVLAALVAAAWIGPAVLPGQCAERDASAPPGTASAWLAAARAGDGRAQFEIASLHLSGQWGAQDEAQAIYWLQRSAEQGFAPAFLLLTHIYSHGTGLRPPDPGKAALWAARLVNSEHSGLAETQHTAGTWSRDGNARVRLSEEEVLLLQVLRSDYAERMQGAGAPETGSDGNHGEILSRRRRLAEQLNSGLTRQSRWVVDPFSTCLIWFQEPQGDEFVRWDGICDAEGFATGRGTLSFRSQSNGQITRCSGIMNAGIIVEGEFMEGE, translated from the coding sequence ATGATTTTTCGGGTCATCATGGTGGCGAAGATGCGCTCTGAGGCAGGGGGGGCGCAGGCTTCCCGGCCTCCGGGGAGGTATGCCGCGCGCGGCGGGGTTCTGTGCGTCCTGGCGGCGCTGGTGGCCGCCGCATGGATTGGTCCGGCGGTTTTGCCTGGGCAATGCGCCGAGCGGGACGCCTCTGCACCTCCGGGGACCGCCTCGGCCTGGTTGGCGGCGGCCAGGGCCGGGGACGGACGCGCCCAGTTCGAGATCGCCAGCCTGCATCTTTCCGGCCAATGGGGCGCGCAGGACGAGGCCCAGGCCATCTACTGGCTGCAACGCTCGGCCGAGCAGGGGTTCGCTCCGGCTTTTCTGCTCCTGACGCATATCTATTCGCATGGAACCGGACTTCGGCCCCCTGATCCGGGGAAGGCCGCGCTCTGGGCAGCCCGTCTCGTCAATTCCGAGCACTCCGGACTTGCGGAAACGCAACACACCGCGGGAACCTGGAGCAGGGACGGGAACGCGCGCGTGCGCTTGTCCGAGGAGGAGGTTCTGCTGCTGCAAGTGCTGCGTTCCGACTACGCGGAACGCATGCAGGGCGCGGGAGCGCCGGAAACGGGCAGCGACGGGAACCACGGCGAGATCCTCTCGCGCCGCCGCAGGCTGGCCGAGCAGCTCAATTCGGGACTGACGCGCCAGTCGCGCTGGGTCGTGGATCCGTTCAGCACCTGCCTGATCTGGTTTCAGGAACCCCAGGGCGACGAATTCGTCCGCTGGGACGGGATCTGCGATGCCGAGGGGTTTGCCACGGGCCGGGGCACGCTTTCCTTCCGCTCGCAAAGCAACGGTCAGATAACGCGCTGTTCGGGAATCATGAACGCGGGCATCATCGTGGAAGGCGAATTCATGGAAGGGGAGTGA
- a CDS encoding endonuclease/exonuclease/phosphatase family protein — protein sequence MENRKAWTGAARGRALFRLSGVLALVLLLVPLRATLYPDMTIKIVTMNCGDGNSETSAYEAVREILRGQGRPDIVFLQEPRMTAGEMRRFYGYGNAVVGASGEPAYWSPAVLTDYPVRKVWGVPFDGTFEGRDVATCALLEIEGEPCLACSVHLEHVAAFQRGADQVVETDFVRLFRLIWGELFRETHRTASIRRILALIRESGASSVILGGDFNTIGPSRTIRAVREEYEDTLGYGLEALGGTFRKIDFPIKPRIDFIFHSRDWRCRESSILGASPGDHYPVRAVLYRTGP from the coding sequence GTGGAAAACCGCAAGGCGTGGACAGGAGCGGCGCGAGGCCGCGCGCTTTTCCGGCTGTCCGGCGTCTTGGCGCTGGTCTTGCTGCTGGTGCCGTTGCGTGCGACCCTGTATCCCGACATGACCATCAAGATCGTGACCATGAATTGCGGGGACGGCAATTCCGAGACCAGCGCCTATGAAGCTGTGCGGGAGATCCTGCGCGGGCAGGGGCGGCCGGACATCGTGTTCCTTCAGGAGCCGCGCATGACCGCCGGGGAAATGCGCCGTTTCTACGGCTACGGCAACGCCGTGGTGGGGGCTTCCGGCGAGCCCGCCTACTGGAGCCCGGCCGTGCTCACGGACTACCCCGTGCGCAAGGTCTGGGGCGTGCCCTTCGACGGCACGTTCGAGGGGCGCGACGTGGCCACCTGCGCCCTGCTGGAGATCGAAGGGGAGCCGTGCCTGGCCTGCTCGGTGCATCTGGAGCACGTGGCCGCGTTTCAGAGAGGCGCGGACCAGGTCGTGGAAACGGACTTCGTCCGCCTTTTCCGGCTGATCTGGGGCGAGCTGTTCCGGGAGACGCACCGCACCGCCTCGATCCGCCGGATTCTCGCACTGATCCGCGAGTCCGGCGCGTCCTCGGTGATCCTGGGAGGGGACTTCAACACCATCGGGCCGTCGCGGACCATCCGCGCCGTGCGCGAGGAGTACGAGGACACCCTGGGCTACGGCCTGGAGGCGTTGGGTGGGACGTTCCGGAAGATCGATTTTCCCATCAAGCCGCGCATCGACTTCATCTTTCATTCCCGGGACTGGCGCTGCCGGGAATCCTCCATCCTGGGCGCATCGCCCGGCGACCACTATCCCGTGCGGGCGGTCCTCTACCGGACCGGTCCCTAG